The Pangasianodon hypophthalmus isolate fPanHyp1 chromosome 2, fPanHyp1.pri, whole genome shotgun sequence genome window below encodes:
- the mybphb gene encoding myosin binding protein Hb isoform X2 translates to MPAKPAPIKKGVKVVKKEAPPPKPEPAPAPPPAEAPPAEAPPAEAPPAEAPPAEAPPAEAPAAAPAEAPPAEVPQNAPAAEAPPAEEIKAPTPPPPAEPTSEPLELVVEDVNDVSVTIQWRPPATIGSAGLDGYTVECCKEGTGDWKAVNEELTISCRYVIKNQTTGDRLNIRVVAVNAGGRSPPATLPDAVLVREVVDRPKIRLPRFLRQRYVINVGEKVNLVIPFSGKPQPVVTWTKDGQPLDTKRVNIRNSERDSIFFIRASERADSGVYEMCVKVDSFEDKAQLTLQIIELPGPPASVKIVDAWGFNVALEWTEPKDNGNTTITGYTVQKADKKTGDWFTVLEHYHRLNATVSDLIMGNTYAFRVFSENKCGISENATVTKTSATIQKTGIDYKPPDYKEHNFSEAPKFTTGMPDRCTTVGYSTKLLCSVRGFPKPKIQWMKNQMIIGDDPKYRQINNQGICSLEIRKPGNFDGGVYTCKAINEHGEAVVTCKLEVKQALIPDADKK, encoded by the exons ATGCCGGCCAAGCCAGCACCCATTAAGAAAGGGGTCAAGGTGGTGAAGAAGGAGGCGCCACCGCCGAAGCCCGAGCCTGCACCCGCGCCACCTCCGGCTGAAGCTCCACCCGCCGAGGCGCCTCCAGCTGAAGCTCCACCCGCCGAGGCGCCTCCAGCTGAAGCCCCACCCGCCGAGGCCCCTGCAGCGGCTCCAGCCGAGGCTCCACCAGCGGAGGTGCCCCAAAACG CCCCTGCTGCCGAAGCTCCACCAGCTGAGGAGATCAAAGCTCCTacccctcctcctcctgcag AGCCCACCAGCGAGCCTCTGGAGTTGGTTGTAGAGGATGTCAATGATGTTTCGGTCACTATCCAGTGGAGACCTCCTGCTACCATTGGGAGCGCTGGCTTGGATGGATACACTGTGGAATGCTGCAAGGAAGGAA CTGGTGATTGGAAGGCTGTTAATGAGGAGCTCACCATTTCCTGCCGTTATGTCATTAAGAACCAGACCACTGGTGACCGTCTCAACATCAGGGTGGTGGCTGTGAACGCTGGTGGCCGCAGCCCCCCTGCCACTTTACCTGATGCCGTCCTGGTCAGAGAAGTTGTTG ATCGCCCCAAGATTCGCCTGCCACGTTTCCTGAGGCAGCGCTATGTGATTAACGTTGGAGAGAAAGTCAACCTTGTCATCCCCTTTAGT GGCAAACCCCAGCCTGTTGTGACCTGGACAAAGGATGGACAGCCCCTTGACACCAAGAGAGTGAACATCCGCAACAGTGAAAGAGACAGCATCTTTTTCATCCGTGCATCTGAGCGAGCTGACTCTGGTGTCTATGAGATGTGTGTTAAAGTGGACAGCTTTGAAGACAAAGCCCAGCTGACTCTGCAGATTATTG AACTGCCAGGTCCACCAGCAAGCGTAAAGATTGTGGACGCCTGGGGGTTCAATGTTGCTTTGGAATGGACCGAGCCGAAGGATAATGGAAACACAACTATCACTGGATACACAGTGCAGAAGGCTGACAAAAAGACTGGG GACTGGTTCACAGTGCTGGAACACTATCACAGGCTGAATGCCACTGTCTCAGACCTGATCATGGGAAATACTTATGCTTTCAGGGTCTTCTCTGAGAACAAGTGTGGAATCAGCGAGAATGCCACTGTTACAAAGACCTCTGCCACCATCCAGAAGACAG GTATTGACTATAAACCACCAGACTACAAGGAACATAACTTCAGCGAGGCCCCCAAGTTCACCACCGGCATGCCAGACCGCTGCACCACTGTGGGCTACAGCACCAAGCTGCTATGCTCCGTCAGAGGATTCCCTAAG CCCAAGATTCAGTGGATGAAGAACCAGATGATCATCGGTGATGACCCCAAGTACAGGCAGATAAACAACCAGGGCATCTGCAGTCTGGAGATCCGCAAGCCTGGTAACTTCGATGGTGGTGTGTACACATGCAAGGCCATCAATGAACATGGTGAGGCGGTTGTCACCTGCAAGCTGGAGGTCAAAC AAGCACTGATTCCTGATGCTGATAAGAAATAA
- the mybphb gene encoding myosin binding protein Hb isoform X1, with amino-acid sequence MPAKPAPIKKGVKVVKKEAPPPKPEPAPAPPPAEAPPAEAPPAEAPPAEAPPAEAPPAEAPAAAPAEAPPAEVPQNADAAPGQEDAAPAEGEAPADAPAAEAPPAEEIKAPTPPPPAEPTSEPLELVVEDVNDVSVTIQWRPPATIGSAGLDGYTVECCKEGTGDWKAVNEELTISCRYVIKNQTTGDRLNIRVVAVNAGGRSPPATLPDAVLVREVVDRPKIRLPRFLRQRYVINVGEKVNLVIPFSGKPQPVVTWTKDGQPLDTKRVNIRNSERDSIFFIRASERADSGVYEMCVKVDSFEDKAQLTLQIIELPGPPASVKIVDAWGFNVALEWTEPKDNGNTTITGYTVQKADKKTGDWFTVLEHYHRLNATVSDLIMGNTYAFRVFSENKCGISENATVTKTSATIQKTGIDYKPPDYKEHNFSEAPKFTTGMPDRCTTVGYSTKLLCSVRGFPKPKIQWMKNQMIIGDDPKYRQINNQGICSLEIRKPGNFDGGVYTCKAINEHGEAVVTCKLEVKQALIPDADKK; translated from the exons ATGCCGGCCAAGCCAGCACCCATTAAGAAAGGGGTCAAGGTGGTGAAGAAGGAGGCGCCACCGCCGAAGCCCGAGCCTGCACCCGCGCCACCTCCGGCTGAAGCTCCACCCGCCGAGGCGCCTCCAGCTGAAGCTCCACCCGCCGAGGCGCCTCCAGCTGAAGCCCCACCCGCCGAGGCCCCTGCAGCGGCTCCAGCCGAGGCTCCACCAGCGGAGGTGCCCCAAAACG CTGATGCTGCCCCTGGCCAGGAAGACGCTGCACCTGCTGAAGGAGAGGCTCCTGCTGATG CCCCTGCTGCCGAAGCTCCACCAGCTGAGGAGATCAAAGCTCCTacccctcctcctcctgcag AGCCCACCAGCGAGCCTCTGGAGTTGGTTGTAGAGGATGTCAATGATGTTTCGGTCACTATCCAGTGGAGACCTCCTGCTACCATTGGGAGCGCTGGCTTGGATGGATACACTGTGGAATGCTGCAAGGAAGGAA CTGGTGATTGGAAGGCTGTTAATGAGGAGCTCACCATTTCCTGCCGTTATGTCATTAAGAACCAGACCACTGGTGACCGTCTCAACATCAGGGTGGTGGCTGTGAACGCTGGTGGCCGCAGCCCCCCTGCCACTTTACCTGATGCCGTCCTGGTCAGAGAAGTTGTTG ATCGCCCCAAGATTCGCCTGCCACGTTTCCTGAGGCAGCGCTATGTGATTAACGTTGGAGAGAAAGTCAACCTTGTCATCCCCTTTAGT GGCAAACCCCAGCCTGTTGTGACCTGGACAAAGGATGGACAGCCCCTTGACACCAAGAGAGTGAACATCCGCAACAGTGAAAGAGACAGCATCTTTTTCATCCGTGCATCTGAGCGAGCTGACTCTGGTGTCTATGAGATGTGTGTTAAAGTGGACAGCTTTGAAGACAAAGCCCAGCTGACTCTGCAGATTATTG AACTGCCAGGTCCACCAGCAAGCGTAAAGATTGTGGACGCCTGGGGGTTCAATGTTGCTTTGGAATGGACCGAGCCGAAGGATAATGGAAACACAACTATCACTGGATACACAGTGCAGAAGGCTGACAAAAAGACTGGG GACTGGTTCACAGTGCTGGAACACTATCACAGGCTGAATGCCACTGTCTCAGACCTGATCATGGGAAATACTTATGCTTTCAGGGTCTTCTCTGAGAACAAGTGTGGAATCAGCGAGAATGCCACTGTTACAAAGACCTCTGCCACCATCCAGAAGACAG GTATTGACTATAAACCACCAGACTACAAGGAACATAACTTCAGCGAGGCCCCCAAGTTCACCACCGGCATGCCAGACCGCTGCACCACTGTGGGCTACAGCACCAAGCTGCTATGCTCCGTCAGAGGATTCCCTAAG CCCAAGATTCAGTGGATGAAGAACCAGATGATCATCGGTGATGACCCCAAGTACAGGCAGATAAACAACCAGGGCATCTGCAGTCTGGAGATCCGCAAGCCTGGTAACTTCGATGGTGGTGTGTACACATGCAAGGCCATCAATGAACATGGTGAGGCGGTTGTCACCTGCAAGCTGGAGGTCAAAC AAGCACTGATTCCTGATGCTGATAAGAAATAA
- the mybphb gene encoding myosin binding protein Hb isoform X3, which translates to MPAKPAPIKKGVKVVKKEAPPPKPEPAPAPPPAEAPPAEAPPAEAPPAEAPPAEAPPAEAPAAAPAEAPPAEVPQNEPTSEPLELVVEDVNDVSVTIQWRPPATIGSAGLDGYTVECCKEGTGDWKAVNEELTISCRYVIKNQTTGDRLNIRVVAVNAGGRSPPATLPDAVLVREVVDRPKIRLPRFLRQRYVINVGEKVNLVIPFSGKPQPVVTWTKDGQPLDTKRVNIRNSERDSIFFIRASERADSGVYEMCVKVDSFEDKAQLTLQIIELPGPPASVKIVDAWGFNVALEWTEPKDNGNTTITGYTVQKADKKTGDWFTVLEHYHRLNATVSDLIMGNTYAFRVFSENKCGISENATVTKTSATIQKTGIDYKPPDYKEHNFSEAPKFTTGMPDRCTTVGYSTKLLCSVRGFPKPKIQWMKNQMIIGDDPKYRQINNQGICSLEIRKPGNFDGGVYTCKAINEHGEAVVTCKLEVKQALIPDADKK; encoded by the exons ATGCCGGCCAAGCCAGCACCCATTAAGAAAGGGGTCAAGGTGGTGAAGAAGGAGGCGCCACCGCCGAAGCCCGAGCCTGCACCCGCGCCACCTCCGGCTGAAGCTCCACCCGCCGAGGCGCCTCCAGCTGAAGCTCCACCCGCCGAGGCGCCTCCAGCTGAAGCCCCACCCGCCGAGGCCCCTGCAGCGGCTCCAGCCGAGGCTCCACCAGCGGAGGTGCCCCAAAACG AGCCCACCAGCGAGCCTCTGGAGTTGGTTGTAGAGGATGTCAATGATGTTTCGGTCACTATCCAGTGGAGACCTCCTGCTACCATTGGGAGCGCTGGCTTGGATGGATACACTGTGGAATGCTGCAAGGAAGGAA CTGGTGATTGGAAGGCTGTTAATGAGGAGCTCACCATTTCCTGCCGTTATGTCATTAAGAACCAGACCACTGGTGACCGTCTCAACATCAGGGTGGTGGCTGTGAACGCTGGTGGCCGCAGCCCCCCTGCCACTTTACCTGATGCCGTCCTGGTCAGAGAAGTTGTTG ATCGCCCCAAGATTCGCCTGCCACGTTTCCTGAGGCAGCGCTATGTGATTAACGTTGGAGAGAAAGTCAACCTTGTCATCCCCTTTAGT GGCAAACCCCAGCCTGTTGTGACCTGGACAAAGGATGGACAGCCCCTTGACACCAAGAGAGTGAACATCCGCAACAGTGAAAGAGACAGCATCTTTTTCATCCGTGCATCTGAGCGAGCTGACTCTGGTGTCTATGAGATGTGTGTTAAAGTGGACAGCTTTGAAGACAAAGCCCAGCTGACTCTGCAGATTATTG AACTGCCAGGTCCACCAGCAAGCGTAAAGATTGTGGACGCCTGGGGGTTCAATGTTGCTTTGGAATGGACCGAGCCGAAGGATAATGGAAACACAACTATCACTGGATACACAGTGCAGAAGGCTGACAAAAAGACTGGG GACTGGTTCACAGTGCTGGAACACTATCACAGGCTGAATGCCACTGTCTCAGACCTGATCATGGGAAATACTTATGCTTTCAGGGTCTTCTCTGAGAACAAGTGTGGAATCAGCGAGAATGCCACTGTTACAAAGACCTCTGCCACCATCCAGAAGACAG GTATTGACTATAAACCACCAGACTACAAGGAACATAACTTCAGCGAGGCCCCCAAGTTCACCACCGGCATGCCAGACCGCTGCACCACTGTGGGCTACAGCACCAAGCTGCTATGCTCCGTCAGAGGATTCCCTAAG CCCAAGATTCAGTGGATGAAGAACCAGATGATCATCGGTGATGACCCCAAGTACAGGCAGATAAACAACCAGGGCATCTGCAGTCTGGAGATCCGCAAGCCTGGTAACTTCGATGGTGGTGTGTACACATGCAAGGCCATCAATGAACATGGTGAGGCGGTTGTCACCTGCAAGCTGGAGGTCAAAC AAGCACTGATTCCTGATGCTGATAAGAAATAA